GATAATCGTGACACCATTGTACATGTGGTTGAAGCCGTTGCCTCACAGGTATTTATCCCCTTAACCGTGGGCGGTGGCATTCGTAAGCTAGAAGATGTACGCCGTATGCTGAACGCAGGTGCTGATAAAGTCGGCATTAATACCGCAGCCGTGTTTAACCCTGAATTAGTGCGTGAAGCCACGGATTATTTCGGTTCACAATGTATTGTAGTTGCGATTGATGCGAAGAAAGTCAGTGAAGCGGGCGAACCTGAGCGTTGGGAAGTATTTACCCACGGTGGACGTAAACGCACGGGCATTGATGCGCTGGAATGGGCGGAGAAAATGGCACAATACGGCGCAGGCGAATTATTAGTAACCTCGATGGATCGGGATGGCACGAAAATCGGGTTTGATTTGGGTTTAACCAAAGCGATTACGGAGCGCGTCAATATTCCATTAATTGCATCTGGTGGGGTGGGTAACTTACAACATTTGGCCGATGGCGTTTTGCAAGGTGGCGCGGATGCAGTATTAGCTGCCAGTATTTTCCACTTTGGTGAATATACCGTTGGTGAAGCTAAACGCTTTATGGCGGCCCAAGGTATTGAAATGCGGATGTAGGTGAGTTTAAGTAATGTGTGTTATTTACCGTTGAAAATGATTTAGTTCTCAGCGGTTTGGGGTTTTGCTGCGTTATTTTGTCTGCAAAAGCTGAACGAATTAACAGTGTTGCTACCGCTGTTACCACCTTAACCGGAACAGTATTGCCGAATAAGTCATGTGCCAATGTAGGTTTAATATTTAATTTAAAGTCGTCGGGAAACCCAAATAAGCGGCATTGTTCGATTAATGTTAGGGTACGTAAGCCGTTGCTCATCGTATCAGGCACCACTACCCGATCTAAATCGGTTGCTACTAAGGTGGGGGCAATGCCGTTAGGGTCTAGAATCTTACTAATTTCATAGCTTAGTTTGCCTGCAACGATATTGTAACCTTTTTCAATATCGGTTCGAGGCATACGCACTTGTTTGCTTTTACCATTTTCTTGAACAAGAACGACATCTTTAGGATGCTCGAATTTTAGATAATTTTTAGCGACCAAATCCTGTAGCATGGTGTATAATTCAGGATGTTGATAAAAGGTTTTAATTTCTGCCAGTGTTAGTGGCATACCATCCATCCATTGAATACCTTTCTGTTCAGCCCATTTTTTATTGCGACGATATAACAAAATTAAATTTAATAAACGCTTTTGTTCTGTGCTTATTTTACCTTTTAGCCCTAACTCCCAACTATGGATATTATTGTTACCACCGCGTTTATCCTTAACCGATTTACCGTAAAGCTCTGCTAATGAATAATTTTCTAATAATAAACGTGAAAGTTTATTATCCATACAAGCTTGACCTTGTTGTAAAATGTCATTTAAGCACTGGTTTTCACGGGAAAAATTTTTGAGATCAATAGCTTGCTTTAAATGCCCTACAATAAAAATACGTTTACGGCTTTGCGCTAAACCAAAATGTTGCGCATCTAATACTTGCCACGTAACTTGATAACCCAATTGTTGTAATTTTTCTAAGATGATGCTTAATGTTCTACCTAGTTTCGCATTGCTATTAGGTTTTTTATCGTGTCCGACTAAACCTTCAACATTCTCTAAAATAAAAGCAGCAGGTTTCTTTTCTTGCAAGATTCTCTCAATTTCAAAGAATAAAGTGCCGCGTGTATCGGCAAAGCCATAACGTTTTCCAGCGCAACTAAAGGCTTGGCAAGGAAAACCCGCCAATAACACATCAAAATCCGGAATATCCTGCGCATGTATTTGAGTAATATCACCGTGCAATTCACTATTTGGAAAATTATCTTGATAAACTGTGATAGCATGCGATTTAATTTCTGAAGTAAATACACATTGCGCCGTATAACCTGTTTTTGCGCAAGCTTGCTCAAACCCCAAACGAAAACCACCCATGCCAGCGAATAAGTCAATAAAACGTAGGTGTTGCTTGGTGCTCATGAAAAAAATTCCTTTTGCTTTATATCTCAACGGCGATTCGTGCGCATTTATGGTAGCATTTTCGGGTCTGCGGTTCCAGCAATTTTTTATGGAATAGCATCAAAGGATATGATAATCAGATGAATAATATTCTCAAAATTAATAAAGACTTAGTTCAAGAACGTAAAGCCACATTAGAAGCTGCCAAAGTAAGTTTAAAGCAGCAATTTATTGGAATTGATAAAATTATCGACAGCCTGATTGATTACATTCAGGTGTGGTATTTAATGCCCGAATTGTTAAAGCGCCCTGTGATTGTCAATTTATGGGGAATGACCGGCGTGGGCAAAACGGATTTAGTGCGTAAGTTAGCCAAAGCATTGCACTATCAAGATCGCTTTACCGAAATTGAGTTATCTAACGTTGACCAAACCTCGTGGAATACGTCTGTTTCGGCGGTATTAGAAAGTCATGGCTTTCACGATGGCAAGCCGAATATTGTGTTATTTGACGAAATTCAACGCTTTAATACGATTGATCATGACGGTAAGCCCTTACCACAAACCAAATATATGGATTTTTGGGAATTGCTGTCCGACGGTAAATTATCCAAAAAAGAACGCGATGATTTAGATAGTTTTTTATTTGGCTTTTATCAACGGCGGCAAGAGGCGCAACGCAAACGCAATGCGGGTGAGCCGGTGCCAGATTCCAGTTTTTATTTGAGTTCATGGGAAGCAATTGGTTTAAAAAAAGCCTTGAATCTCGACATTCAAATTGAGGAATTGCTGAATATTACGGAAGATGAAATGGTCGATATGATTATGCAGGCAAAAAAGCATAAGACCATTTACGAGCCAATCAATCATGCGAAAACCTTGATTTTAATTTCAGGCAATTTAGACGATGCCTTCCATGTAGCGATCCAAGCCGCTGAAGCCGAAGTGGATGCGGATATTTTCCATGCGTTTACTAGTAAAGTAACGCTGATGGATGTAAAAAACGCGTTATTACGTAAATTTCGTCCAGAGCAAGTGGCACGTTTCGGCAATATTCATTTGATTTATCCCAGTTTACGTAAACAGGATTTTGTTGCCTTAATTGATAGAGAAATCCAACGAGTACGTAATGAAACCTATGAGCGCACTGGGATTAGTTTAAGTATTGATGAAAGCGTAGCACGTTTAATTTACCGTAACGGTGTGTTTCCTGTACAAGGCGTGCGTCCTGTATTTTCAAGCGTGACGGATATTCTGGAAGTCAATTTGTCGAAGCTGTTATTACACGCACTGTCTATAGATGCTGATAATATTCATATTCATTATGACGAAACGGCATTACAGTTTACGGCGCAAGTAGGCAAGGATTTAGTGCATTATCCTTATATTGGCACGATTGATAATATCCGCGATAAAAATGATAAATCAGCCGTGGCGAATATAAGCGTTCATGAAGCCGGTCATGCTGTGGTGTATATGCTGTTGTTTGGTTTAGCACCGCTGCAATTAAAAAGCCGAATTGCCAATTCTTACGCAGGCGGTTTTACCTTTCCCCATCAAATTCACCGTACCCATCGCTCTATGTTAGATATGATTAAAGTGTATCTAGCGGGTGGTATTGCGGAAGAGATGGTTTTTGGCGTACAAAATGCCTCAACTGGGCGTGAGCATGATCGTGAACAAGCCACAACTTTAGCCTTAGAGTATGTACGTCGCTATGGGTTTGATCCTGAATTCCAAGCCACCTACACGATTGAAGATTATGCCAGTCGTATGGATTTCACAGTAACTGATGCAGATATTGAGAAAATGATGATGCGTTTGGTGAGTGAAACCCGCGAAATGTTGGGACAAAATAGTCACTTGTTAATGGATCTAGCGCGAGCATTGGCAGCGGCAGGCAGTTTAAAAACTGAAGCAGTGGCTGTCTTAGCGCAACAGCACGGTTTGGATGTTGTGGTTAAAGAGGAAGGTTATTTGCATATCCCGAATTATGACCAACAATTAATGCAGCCATTAGCCTTACGTCGGCAATATTCGGTATAATTGCGCCTATGACCCAAGATGTATTAACTCAATTAGCGAGCGTGTTAGAAGAGCGTAAACACGCCAGCCCCGATAGTTCTTACGTAGCTAAACTGTACAGTAAAGGTTTAGACGCCATTTTAAAGAAAATTGGCGAAGAAGCGACTGAGACCGTTATGGCGGCGAAAGATCAAGCCAACGATAAAATTGTGTATGAAGTCGCAGACTTATGGTTTCATACCTTGGTATTATTGGCGCATCAAAATTTACAGCCCGACGATGTTTTAAATGAATTGGCACGTCGGTTTGGTTTATCCGGTTTGGTTGAAAAAGCCAACCGTCCTGCTTAAAGGATGTTTCAACGATGCACTTTAGCCCATTACAACTGATCCTAATTCTGGTTATTGTCATTTTATTGTTTGGTACTAAAAAACTACGCAATATGGGCGGTGATTTAGGCGAAGCGTTTAAAAACTTTAAGAAAGCAGTTAAAGACGGGGATGAGGATAAAACGCAAACCCCACCCTCACAAGTGACACAAAATCAGACCAATGAGGGGCGTGTGATTGAAGGCGAAGCTAAAGTTAAAGACAAAGTGTAAGCTAGCTTTGTATGTTTGAAGCCAGCTTTCTCGAACTATTGTTGATTGGGGTCGTTGCCTTATTGGTGATTGGCCCCGAGCGTTTGCCTGCGGTTGCCCGTACCATTGGCTTATGGTTAGGGCGCATCCGCCGTTTTATTGCGCGTACTAAAGCAGATTTAGAGCGCGAACTGCATACCGATGAGCTGCGCGATATGTTGTATAAACAAGAAGAAGAATTACGTAACCTGCGAATTATGATGCAGGACAAAACCGATCATATAAATCAATCCGTGAATGAAGTCGCGTCGCAAGCGATGGCAAAACCGACGGATGTAAACAAATCCAACCCGCATGAATAAACCCTCAAATGCTGATAGCGCCTTGCAAGGTTTTCTTGAACACTTAATCGAGCTACGTGATCGCCTGTTAAAAATGGTGATTGCGGTGATGGTGGTGTTTATCGCGCTGTCTCCGTTTGTACAGGATTTATATAACGCGTTATCTGAGCCTTTAGTGAGCCAATTACCCAACGGCAGTAAACTGATTGCCATTGGCGTGGCGACTCCGTTCTTGATCCCGTTTAAGCTGGCGTTGTTGGTCGCTTTCTTAATTGCCTTACCTTATGTGTTTTATCAAATCTGGGGCTTTGTCGCGCCCGGTTTATATCAGCACGAAAAGCGCTTAGTGACACCCCTATTAGTTTCTAGCGTTGCACTATTTTATATCGGCATGGCTTTTGCCTATTTTGTGGTAATTCCCATGATTGCGCGGGCATCAGTGGCTTTTGCACCAAGTAATGTCATGCCCACGCCGGATATTGCCGAGTATTTGGATTTTACCATTGCCATGTTTTTGGCATTTGGGCTCAGTTTTGAAACACCAGTTGCCACTATTCTATTAATTACAATGGGGGTAGTGAGTGCCGATACCTTAACCAAAGCACGCCCGTATATTATTGTCGGAGCATTTGTATTGGGTATGTTCTTAACACCGCCGGATGTGGTTTCTCAAACCTTAATGGCAGTACCCATTTGGTTATTATTTGAAGCCGGATTATTCTTAAGCAAGCTGTTCCAACGCAATGTGCAGACGTTTCGTGATGAAAAAGCAGCACATGAGCAACAACAATTATTACAAGAACAGCCTGCAAGCCCACCACCAAGCAGCTCAACTGCCCCCACACCGGATGCACCTGTGATTTGGGAAGATGAGCATTATTCCTTTAAAGAAACGCAACCTGTGCAATCGACGGATTCGCCCGAATATCGCCCCATGACAGAGGCGGAAATGGAAGCGGAAATGCAGAAGATTGATAATGAGTTGCAGAATTTAGCGAAACCGAACTCAGAACCGCCCAAAGATAAAGAATAGGTTGCGTTAAATAACACACAATTTACTTAGATTGCTGAGGTGCTTGTGGCTACTACTATTCCACGTCGTAAGACGCTATTGATTATTCTGGATGGCTTTGGGGTTAATCCTAGCAAGAAATACAATGCGGTGTATGAAGCCAATACGCCGCGCTTAGATGAGTATTTCGGTCAATATCCGCATACCACTTTACAAGCATCGGGACGTTCTGTTGGTTTACCTGATGGGCAAATGGGCAATTCCGAAGTTGGGCACATGACCATTGGTTGCGGCATGATCTTGAAGCAAGATTTAGTGCGAATTGATGATGCAGTAGACGATGGTAGCCTCGCCAATAATGCCACGTTACAAGCGGCACTGGCTCAAGCCAAACAAGCCCAGTGTTCTTTACATTTAATCGGTTTGTTATCCGACGGTGGCGTACACAGTCACATTAATCATGTAGTTGCCTTAATGCAGATTGCCGCCGCCGCAGGTGTCAAACCAGTAATTCATGCGATTATGGATGGGCGTGATACCGCACCGAAAGCGGGTCGACAATATTTAGCGCGGATTTTAGAAACGATTAAAAGTACCGGTGGTGAAATTGCGACCATCAGCGGGCGTTTTTATACAATGGATCGGGATAAACGCTGGGAGCGTACCAAATTGGCATGGGACGCGTTAGTTAAGGGTATCGGTACACCTGCTACAGACCCATTAACTGCACTGGATGATGCCTATGCGGCGGGTGAAACCGATGAATTCGTTAAACCCCGCATTATGCCGAATGCAGAATTAATTCGCTCGAATGACCCGGTATTATTCTTTAACTTCCGGAATGACCGTCCACGGCAAACGGCTGAAGCCTTAGGGTTGGCTGATTTCAATCAATTTGAACGCGGTGATTTTACGCCTGTACAGTTAACCACTATGACGGAATATGACGCTAAATATCCGTTCCCGATTATTTTCCCAGCCGAACGCCCTACCACTAATTTGGCGCAAACCATTAGCCAAGCGGGTTTAAGCCAGTTTCACTGTTCGGAAACCGAAAAATACGCGCATGTGACCTTCTTCTTTAATAGTGGGCGTGAAGCGCCATATGAGGGAGAAGCGCGTTTAGTCATTCCATCGCCTAAAGTGGAAACTTACGACTTACAGCCGGAAATGAGTGCCCCTGAAGTGGCAGATGCTGTTATTAATGCGCTGAATTCACAACAGTATGACTTTATTGTAGTAAATTTCGCGAATGGCGATATGGTCGGGCATACTGCGGTAGAAAATGCGGTGATTAAAGCGGTGGAAACCTTAGATCGGGAAGCTGGACGTGTGTTAGATGCGGCGGTTGCCAATGATTATTCCGTCATTTTAACGGCTGACCACGGTAACTGTGATGAATACCTTGATCCCTTAACTGGTGAACCCAATACACAACACACTGTCTATCCTGTCCCTTGTTTGGTTATGGATAAGGTGAATTGGCGTTTATCAACGGAAGGAGGGTTAAGCAATTTAGCACCGACGATTTTGCAGCTTATGGGGTTGCCAAAACCTGCCAGTATGAAAGCGAAATCCTTATTATTAGAAGAAGCATCGGGTTCAATGGGGGCGTATTAAGGTTACGCCCACCGGTCTACTCATTGCTTTAAAATTTGTAGTAAGTTTTATTGAGATAGGCGACGACATCTAAGATTTCGTCGTCATACCAGTTAGTACTGGAATTGGCATCGCAGCGGCGAACTTGGCTTTCGAGCATCGCTAGGTTTTTGACTTGTCGATCCGGCTTAGTAAAAACATCCGTGCCATGACAACTTAAACATTTTGAACCAGCAAAGAGCTTTTGCCCATTGACTGCATTGCCTTCCTTGGCATGAGCTAATGGCATCAATAAGACGCTCATTAGAACAATGATCATCGCTTTCATTTAGAACCCTCTTAATAAAGGTCAGGTCTGTTGTTGTAAATGCGCAATCCGAATGGAAGCAGGCGGATGCGAATCATAGAACGCTGAGTACAAGGGATCCGGTGTCAGGGTACTCGCATTCTCTTTATAAAGACCTACGAGCGCACTTATCAGTTCCGTACTGCTTGACTGCTGGGCAGCGAATGCATCGGCTTCAAATTCGTGTTTACGTGACCACCACGCCATTATTGGCCCAATAAAAAAGGTAAACACGGGACTTACGACTACAAACAACAATAACGCCATGTACGTGGACGGTTGTTGCACACCTAATGAAGTATAGAACCATTCTTGCTGCATAAACCAAGCAATTGCCATAAAACCGACCAACGTCATCGTCATAGATAGCAACATACCCTTAACAATATGCTTACGTTTGAAATGCCCGAGTTCATGGGCTAATACTGCTTCCACTTGCGCGGGCGTCAGACTTTTTAACAAGGTATCAAAGAACACAATGCGTTTATTTTTGCCAAAGCCAGTGAAATAGGCATTGCCATGCCCCGAACGGCGCGAACCGTCCATCACAAACACACCTTTACTATTAAAACCCGTACGTTCTAATAACGCATGAATACGGGTTGCGACTTCGCCTTCTTCTAATGGGCTAAATTTATTGAATAAAGGTGCAATAAATTTCGGGTAAGCCCACATCATGAATAATGAAAATACGGTTAATGTACCCCACGCATACAACCACCATAATGTGCCCGCCGTATTCATCAGCCATAAAATCAACATTACTAACGGCAGACCTAAGGCTAACGATAAGCCCATGCCTTTGAGCAAATCTACCCAAAAGGTTTTAGGGGTCATTTTATTAAAACCGAATTTTTCTTCTAATACGAAGGTACGATACAGCGATAACGGTACATCTAATAAGCTGCTAATCAATAGTAAGCTGACAATCACCGCTGTACCTGTGAGTAATTCACTCCAAGCAAAGCCGCGCCAAAATTGATCTAAAACATTAAAACCGCCGCCTAATGTCCAGCCCAATAAAATAACGAAGGCAATCCCCAACTCAAGCCGTCCTAATTGCCCTTTAGCTAGGGTGTAATCGGCGGCTTTTTGGTGTTCAGCCAATGAGATTTTATCGCTAAAGGCAGTCGGTACAGCCGCCCGATGCGCTGCCACATAGTGACGCTGACGTAACGATAAATACAGTTGTGTTAAGGTCGACGCGACCAAGAACAGCAGGAAAATCCAAGTAAAAGTTTGCATGGTAAATCTGGTACTATTTCATCAATTTTTAACTTAAAAACAAGTGTAACCTAATGCTGATAAATCAGGAAAATTTGAT
This DNA window, taken from Candidatus Thiocaldithrix dubininis, encodes the following:
- the hisF gene encoding imidazole glycerol phosphate synthase subunit HisF; the protein is MGLAKRIIPCLDVDNGRVVKGVNFVDIRDAGDPVEIAARYNREGADEITFLDITASSDNRDTIVHVVEAVASQVFIPLTVGGGIRKLEDVRRMLNAGADKVGINTAAVFNPELVREATDYFGSQCIVVAIDAKKVSEAGEPERWEVFTHGGRKRTGIDALEWAEKMAQYGAGELLVTSMDRDGTKIGFDLGLTKAITERVNIPLIASGGVGNLQHLADGVLQGGADAVLAASIFHFGEYTVGEAKRFMAAQGIEMRM
- the dcm gene encoding DNA (cytosine-5-)-methyltransferase, coding for MSTKQHLRFIDLFAGMGGFRLGFEQACAKTGYTAQCVFTSEIKSHAITVYQDNFPNSELHGDITQIHAQDIPDFDVLLAGFPCQAFSCAGKRYGFADTRGTLFFEIERILQEKKPAAFILENVEGLVGHDKKPNSNAKLGRTLSIILEKLQQLGYQVTWQVLDAQHFGLAQSRKRIFIVGHLKQAIDLKNFSRENQCLNDILQQGQACMDNKLSRLLLENYSLAELYGKSVKDKRGGNNNIHSWELGLKGKISTEQKRLLNLILLYRRNKKWAEQKGIQWMDGMPLTLAEIKTFYQHPELYTMLQDLVAKNYLKFEHPKDVVLVQENGKSKQVRMPRTDIEKGYNIVAGKLSYEISKILDPNGIAPTLVATDLDRVVVPDTMSNGLRTLTLIEQCRLFGFPDDFKLNIKPTLAHDLFGNTVPVKVVTAVATLLIRSAFADKITQQNPKPLRTKSFSTVNNTHYLNSPTSAFQYLGPP
- a CDS encoding AAA family ATPase, yielding MNNILKINKDLVQERKATLEAAKVSLKQQFIGIDKIIDSLIDYIQVWYLMPELLKRPVIVNLWGMTGVGKTDLVRKLAKALHYQDRFTEIELSNVDQTSWNTSVSAVLESHGFHDGKPNIVLFDEIQRFNTIDHDGKPLPQTKYMDFWELLSDGKLSKKERDDLDSFLFGFYQRRQEAQRKRNAGEPVPDSSFYLSSWEAIGLKKALNLDIQIEELLNITEDEMVDMIMQAKKHKTIYEPINHAKTLILISGNLDDAFHVAIQAAEAEVDADIFHAFTSKVTLMDVKNALLRKFRPEQVARFGNIHLIYPSLRKQDFVALIDREIQRVRNETYERTGISLSIDESVARLIYRNGVFPVQGVRPVFSSVTDILEVNLSKLLLHALSIDADNIHIHYDETALQFTAQVGKDLVHYPYIGTIDNIRDKNDKSAVANISVHEAGHAVVYMLLFGLAPLQLKSRIANSYAGGFTFPHQIHRTHRSMLDMIKVYLAGGIAEEMVFGVQNASTGREHDREQATTLALEYVRRYGFDPEFQATYTIEDYASRMDFTVTDADIEKMMMRLVSETREMLGQNSHLLMDLARALAAAGSLKTEAVAVLAQQHGLDVVVKEEGYLHIPNYDQQLMQPLALRRQYSV
- a CDS encoding phosphoribosyl-ATP diphosphatase, with the translated sequence MTQDVLTQLASVLEERKHASPDSSYVAKLYSKGLDAILKKIGEEATETVMAAKDQANDKIVYEVADLWFHTLVLLAHQNLQPDDVLNELARRFGLSGLVEKANRPA
- the tatA gene encoding twin-arginine translocase TatA/TatE family subunit, which gives rise to MHFSPLQLILILVIVILLFGTKKLRNMGGDLGEAFKNFKKAVKDGDEDKTQTPPSQVTQNQTNEGRVIEGEAKVKDKV
- the tatB gene encoding Sec-independent protein translocase protein TatB, whose translation is MFEASFLELLLIGVVALLVIGPERLPAVARTIGLWLGRIRRFIARTKADLERELHTDELRDMLYKQEEELRNLRIMMQDKTDHINQSVNEVASQAMAKPTDVNKSNPHE
- the tatC gene encoding twin-arginine translocase subunit TatC, producing the protein MNKPSNADSALQGFLEHLIELRDRLLKMVIAVMVVFIALSPFVQDLYNALSEPLVSQLPNGSKLIAIGVATPFLIPFKLALLVAFLIALPYVFYQIWGFVAPGLYQHEKRLVTPLLVSSVALFYIGMAFAYFVVIPMIARASVAFAPSNVMPTPDIAEYLDFTIAMFLAFGLSFETPVATILLITMGVVSADTLTKARPYIIVGAFVLGMFLTPPDVVSQTLMAVPIWLLFEAGLFLSKLFQRNVQTFRDEKAAHEQQQLLQEQPASPPPSSSTAPTPDAPVIWEDEHYSFKETQPVQSTDSPEYRPMTEAEMEAEMQKIDNELQNLAKPNSEPPKDKE
- the gpmI gene encoding 2,3-bisphosphoglycerate-independent phosphoglycerate mutase, coding for MATTIPRRKTLLIILDGFGVNPSKKYNAVYEANTPRLDEYFGQYPHTTLQASGRSVGLPDGQMGNSEVGHMTIGCGMILKQDLVRIDDAVDDGSLANNATLQAALAQAKQAQCSLHLIGLLSDGGVHSHINHVVALMQIAAAAGVKPVIHAIMDGRDTAPKAGRQYLARILETIKSTGGEIATISGRFYTMDRDKRWERTKLAWDALVKGIGTPATDPLTALDDAYAAGETDEFVKPRIMPNAELIRSNDPVLFFNFRNDRPRQTAEALGLADFNQFERGDFTPVQLTTMTEYDAKYPFPIIFPAERPTTNLAQTISQAGLSQFHCSETEKYAHVTFFFNSGREAPYEGEARLVIPSPKVETYDLQPEMSAPEVADAVINALNSQQYDFIVVNFANGDMVGHTAVENAVIKAVETLDREAGRVLDAAVANDYSVILTADHGNCDEYLDPLTGEPNTQHTVYPVPCLVMDKVNWRLSTEGGLSNLAPTILQLMGLPKPASMKAKSLLLEEASGSMGAY
- a CDS encoding M48 family metallopeptidase produces the protein MQTFTWIFLLFLVASTLTQLYLSLRQRHYVAAHRAAVPTAFSDKISLAEHQKAADYTLAKGQLGRLELGIAFVILLGWTLGGGFNVLDQFWRGFAWSELLTGTAVIVSLLLISSLLDVPLSLYRTFVLEEKFGFNKMTPKTFWVDLLKGMGLSLALGLPLVMLILWLMNTAGTLWWLYAWGTLTVFSLFMMWAYPKFIAPLFNKFSPLEEGEVATRIHALLERTGFNSKGVFVMDGSRRSGHGNAYFTGFGKNKRIVFFDTLLKSLTPAQVEAVLAHELGHFKRKHIVKGMLLSMTMTLVGFMAIAWFMQQEWFYTSLGVQQPSTYMALLLFVVVSPVFTFFIGPIMAWWSRKHEFEADAFAAQQSSSTELISALVGLYKENASTLTPDPLYSAFYDSHPPASIRIAHLQQQT